The Glycine soja cultivar W05 chromosome 3, ASM419377v2, whole genome shotgun sequence genome window below encodes:
- the LOC114406859 gene encoding probable inactive patatin-like protein 9: protein MELSKLTLEIFSKLEQQWLSHYEASTKTRILSIDGGGTTAIVAGASLVHLEDQIRAQTSDPHAQITDYFDIIAGTGIGAILAVMITADDGFGRPLYTVRDAVNFLAENNRELYKPKRAGVFRRRRRFSARSMENTLKRVFKRKEGEERLLTLKDTCKPLLVPCFDLKSSAPFVFSRADASESPSFNFELWKACRATSATPGVFAPFHFSSVDGKTSCAAVDGGLVMNNPAAAAVTHVLHNKRDFPSVNGVEDLLVLSIGNGAPAKRMNNAGECSTSMLIDIALDGVSETVDQMLGNAFCWNRTDYVRIQAIGLGDQGKDDEKVLNERVLESLPFGGKRLLQETNGNRIESFVQRLVATGKTSLPPSPCKLPP, encoded by the exons ATGGAGCTTAGCAAATTGACGTTAGAGATCTTCTCAAAATTGGAGCAGCAATGGCTCTCGCACTACGAAGCATCAACCAAAACGCGCATTCTCAGCATTGACGGCGGAGGAACCACCGCCATTGTCGCCGGCGCTTCCCTCGTCCACCTCGAGGACCAGATCCGCGCCCAAACCTCCGATCCTCACGCGCAAATCACTGATTACTTTGACATCATCGCCGGCACCGGCATTGGCGCCATCCTCGCCGTCATGATCACCGCCGACGACGGCTTCGGCCGGCCTCTGTACACCGTCAGAGACGCCGTCAACTTCCTCGCCGAAAACAACCGCGAACTCTACAAGCCGAAACGCGCCGGCGTGTTCCGCCGACGCCGTAGATTCTCCGCGAGGAGCATGGAAAACACGCTAAAGCGCGTTTTCAAGAGAAAAGAGGGAGAAGAACGGTTGTTGACTCTGAAGGACACGTGTAAGCCGCTACTTGTCCCTTGCTTTGACCTCAAGAGCTCTGCGCCGTTCGTGTTCTCCCGAGCCGACGCGTCCGAGTCACCGAGTTTCAACTTCGAGCTTTGGAAGGCGTGCCGCGCCACGTCAGCGACTCCTGGCGTTTTCGCGCCCTTTCACTTCTCCTCCGTCGACGGAAAAACCTCGTGCGCCGCCGTCGACGGCGGCTTAGTGATGAACAATCCGGCCGCGGCGGCGGTCACGCACGTCCTCCACAACAAGCGCGACTTCCCGTCGGTGAACGGCGTGGAGGATCTCCTTGTTCTCTCCATCGGAAACGGAGCTCCGGCGAAGAGAATGAACAATGCCGGCGAGTGCTCTACGTCAATGCTGATTGACATTGCGCTCGACGGTGTTTCAGAGACCGTTGACCAGATGCTAGGGAACGCCTTCTGTTGGAATCGTACCGACTATGTCAGGATTCAG GCTATCGGATTAGGAGATCAAGGAAAAGATGATGAGAAGGTACTGAACGAGAGAGTCCTTGAATCGTTACCGTTTGGGGGAAAACGGTTACTGCAGGAGACAAACGGTAACAGAATTGAGAGCTTCGTGCAACGTCTTGTTGCTACTGGGAAGACAAGTCTTCCACCTAGTCCGTGCAAGCTTCCGCCGTAA